The genome window TTCTCTGGATTGAAATATAATTCTTTAATTGCATTGGCAAGTGCCTGGGGATCTTCGGGCGGAACCACAATCCCCCCTCCACTAGCTTTAATTGCCTTAGCAGCAGTCCCCGTGGCTGGAACAGAAGCGATAATTGCTCGACCACTAGCTAACAACACTTGGATTTTAGAAGGCATATTAAAAGCAATTACGTTGCGCTTTTGCACCACTAAACCAATATCCGCCGCCGCTAACATTTCTGGTAGTCGAGGGCGGGGTTGAAAAGGTAAAAGTAAGACATTATCCGCACCACATCGCTTACACCGTCGTTCCAGTCTGGCTAAAGCTTTTTCCTCGCCAACAATCACAAATTCGATCTTTTCGAGATCTCGTAACTGACTAGCTGCTTCAATAACAGTTTCTAAACCTTGAGTCAGGGCAATATTTCCTGAATACATAATGACAAACTTACCTTCTAGGTAATGTTCTTGACGAAAGGTATTGTTTTCCTCCGGTAAGGGTTTAATAAAGTTAACATTTACCCAGTTAGGAATCAGCGTAATTTTCTCTGCGGGAACTTTTTTCATCAGGAGATTATCCACAAAACCTTCAGAAATCACGCTGATTTTTGTAGCAATGCGATAGGCAAATTTTTCTAAACCTTCAAAAATGCGAATTAGTTTTTTGTTTGTCAGTAGTCCCACATGAACAGCAGCATCGGGAAGAATATCCTGAAGATTTAAAACTACTGGAACCTGATACAACCATCCCAACACTGCCGCAGGTACGCCCACTGGTAGTCCCGGTACTGTCAGCAGAATTACATCTGGACGAGGACCAAAGAGTGCTTGGATAAAGCTAAGAATCACAAAACTAATTTCAAATAAGGCTCGATTGCGAAAATTTCTTTGCGGACTAGCCCTCACGTAACAGCGCTGTACTTTAACGCCATTAAGTTGTTCGGTGAGATACAATTTGCCTTTGTATTCATCATAAATTTCGCTGTTTGGATACCAAGGCATAGCGGTGACTACTCGCACTTGATGACCCCGTTTGACTAAACCTTCTGCTAGTTCCGTCATTAACGGGGCAATACCGATTGGTTCTGGGTAGTAGTTGTAGGAATAAATGAGGATGCGCATACTACAGTCTAGGTCGATTTGTTGATTTTTGGTCAGCAAGAATAGTCACCCGATTACAGGGTACCCACACTGTTGCAAGACGATCGCATTGGTGAAAGTAAAATTTGGCATTCTTTAACAACTTATAAAGATTAGTTAGATTTTTGGGTTTTAGCTTTCTGTTGACTTATACTTGCCCCAGAACTAGAGATCGGGTAATTTATTCTCCCTAACAATAAAAAACCTGTCTGTTGGGATAGGGAACTTTTCTGGTTACAAGTCAAAATTAAAAGCATTGGTGATGACAATTAGTATGTTTATGAAGTTCTTTAAACGTTTGCCAAAAATTTTTGCTCCTTTATTGCTAGCTGCCTTGCTATTATTTACTGCTTGTGCTAGCGAACCTCCTTCTCGTTTCGATCGAGCTCAACAAGAAAGCACTCAACGGGGTGCTAGTTCTGTTTCTCAAGAATCGGTAGCTGGCGGTCAATTTAACAAGTTTTTCCCGAAAGCTGCGGGAGGTTACGATCTGGTTTACACCCAAGAGAAAAAAGGTTTTGCCGAAGCGAAACTGAAACGCGATGGTCAGGAAGTGGCAGTGTTATCAATTTCTGATACTGTTAATAATCCTAGTGCTACCAACAAGTTTGAGAATAGCAATCAGACAATCGCTGGCTATCCAGCAGCTAGTCAAGGAAGTACGGGTACTGCGATTTTAGTATCCAATCGCTACCAAGTGAAAGTACAAAGCCGCGATCCAGCTTTTAGCGCTAGCGATCGCCTTGATTGGTTAACTAAATTTGACCTGAGCAGTTTGGCTCGATTGCAATAACTAACTGCTTTCATTAAAACAACCTCTTCTCAAAAAAATCATTACATACTGCGTTTAAGGAGTAATTCAAGTGAGCGAAGCAATTTTTCGCTTGGTTGACGATCTACCAACCAATAATTTAACAGTTCGTGCTTTAAGAGCGCTCGATTTTATCGTTCCCGGTCATTGGGATAATACGGTTGGTTTTGAAAATACGATCCGTAAAGTCACGGGCGAAACTGATGAAGAACTAATTCAGCAAATCGGCGATCGCGCGATCTGGCTTTATAATGACAAATCTCAAGGTTATCAGCGAGCAATGTGGCTCTATCGCACTGTCGATCGTACTGATAAAGCTTTGGCAACTGCTGCTTTGGCTAATAAAGTTGGAGACAAAATTCCTTTAATTGGTGGGCTTCTCAATCGCGTTACGCCGAAGGCTGATAAAGCTCAATCAATCGACCTTGCTCTTAAGTTAGTGGTTGAGTTAGTTGCTTTCTGTCAAATCAATGGCATTCCTGGAGACAGTATTGGCGATTTTGTCAAGTCCTTGGGCGAATATAGTGGCGAATCTTTGATGCGAATGGCGGCTTTAGTTTGTTTTGATGGTTTAATTCCTCTCGGACCTGATTTCATTAAGCAAACACAAGCGACGATCGACCGCATTAGTCCGCGAGATTTAGAAGAGAATGCTACTTTTTCCCAAGTTAGTGATTCGATTCCTGGAGAAAATAGCTCAGGGAAATTAAACTTTATCGGTCGTAGCTTCGACTCGGTAAAAGGCTGGATGGGTGGTTTCGTAAATAATCATAATTTGACTCCGCAAAAAGTTGCCAACCAACTACAAAATTTTGTCGAATTTTCCGACGATAAGTTAGACTATTTGGCTGCTTTCCTCGACTTAAGTACCAACTACTACGAACATACAGGAACCCAAACTTTGGCTCGTCGGTTAATTGAAAGAGCGGCGGCAGAAATTTAAAGCAAAATTTTTCTAGTAGTGGGCTAAACAATTCACCCACTACTAAGTTGTTAACGGTTTGATTAACCAAGATTTTTCCGCAAAATTAGACAATTACGTCGGTTAGGCATTCGGATGTATTTAACTTTGTCCATTACTTCGTGCATAAAAATAAGTCCTCTGCCTCCCTCTTTCATCAAGGGTTCGCTATTGTCTAATTTTTGAGTGTGAAGTTGGGCTTTCAAATTGAAAGGTTTTCCCCAATCGTAAATACGGATTTCGAGATAGTTAGTCAGAATAGTTACTTCCAAATCGATCGCCGTAGTTGGAGGTAGATCGGAATGAGCGTGGAGAACCGCATTGGTAAAACCCTCAGTGAGAGCCAACTTGCACTGCCACAAACATTCTTCAGGTAAAAATGGTGCAGTAGTTTCTTCAAACCAAGATAAAACTCGGTTTAATTCCGTTATTTCAGTCTGCACCTGGAAGTGTAAATTTTGCCTCGGTTGACGATTAAGCAATAGTTGAAACCGTTGCTCGGGAATTGATTTAATAAGCACCACTATTTTTCCGAAACAAGATCAAAATTGTTTTCGCAATCAGTTTAAAGTCGTACATTAGGCTCCAATTTTGCTGATAACGGAGGTCGAGTTCGATCACATCTTCAAAATTTTTTACTTGCGATCGCCCGTTGACTTGCCACTCACCTGTCATTCCTGGCTTAACATCTAAACGTTGCCATGCGGGAACTTCATAGATATCAACTTCGTTGGGAGTTGGTGGTCTGGTACCGACCAAACTCATTTCTCCTTTAAGAACGTTCCAGAATTGAGGCAGTTCGTCGAGACTGGTACGTCTTAAGAAGCGCCCAACACGAGTAACGCGGGGATCGTTTTCGTTTTTGAAAATTGCACCACTGGCTTGATTCTTGACTTTAGCTTTCATCGCTTCGGCGTTGACGCACATCGAGCGAAATTTCCAAATTTTAAATCGCTTACCCATCCAACCGCAGCGAGTTTGTCCAAAAAAAAGTGGTCCTGGACTATCGATCTCGATGGCGATCGCGATCGGGATTAATAACACCCCGGTAATTGCTAAACCGATGATACTGCCAACAATATCTATACTTCGTTTTACCCAGGAACGTACCGAAGGATGAGTAGTGGGTAGATGCTTCTCTGATAATTTTTTGGGACTTGCGCTGGGATCTTGGACGGGGGATTTGATGGTTAAAGTCCGATCCAGTCCGGTGATCGATAAAACTGCCATCATTGGCGGATGCACGTTCTGAAGTATTAATTTTATCTCTTTTTCCCGAGCAAGTTTAAGATTACTTACTAAGGCACCAATCCCACTGCTGTCTATGAATGTGGTTTTGTTACAATCAAGAACAATTTGTTCTGGAAGTGCATCTTTCAAAAGCAGTAAATGTTGAAAGGCTTTCTTAAAGGCAACTGCTTCTAGTACCGCAATTCTGTGTGGCAGTTCCATGACCGCAGTGTCCTCAAAGAAAGTAATGGGGAAATCTACTTCTGGAGTTTGACTAATCATCAGCAACCCGCTACTTACTCTGGCTCATTTCCTATCCTGACCTATATTTGGTCTCAATCTCACCTACTTCATCAAAACTTTTCACTAATTTACTAATTTAAAGGTACTTTATTTTACCTATGACTGAGTTAACTGAGCAAAAGGCTCGACTGGTAGAACTTTTCAGTGCAATTCAAGGTGAAGGATTCAATGTTGGTTCGCGGCAAATTTTTATCCGTTTTGCTGTCTGCGACTTGCGCTGTCACTTTTGTGATAGTGCTAATACTTGGAGCGTTCCTTCTACTTGTCGGATTGAGAAAACCCCTGGACTGCGCGATTTTGAAATTCACTCTAACCCAGTGAAGCTACTAACGTTACTCAATTGGGTCGAAAGACAAAATTTACCTCGATTGCATGACAGTGTTAGTCTTACTGGGGGCGAACCGCTTTTACACGCTCGCTTTTTGCAGGAGTTTCTGCCGAAGCTCAAAGATGTTACTCAACTATCAGTTTATTTGGAAACTGGCGGTCATCGCTCACAAGAGTTATCTTTAGTTTTGCCCTACTTAAATTCCGTGGGTATGGATATTAAACTACCAAGTGTGAGTGGAGAAGAACATTGGCAAAGTCACCGCTTGTTTTTGCAACGGTGTTTTGATGCTTCGGTGCAGGTTTTTGTGAAGTTAATTATTTCCGATCGCACTAATCCGGATGAGTTAATTCAGGCGGCAGAACTAGTGGCTGCGGTTAGTCCGGAAATTCCGGTGTTTTTGCAGCCAGTAACTTCTTTGCAAGTACCTTTGGCAGCCGGGGCGGTACTTCCTCCTTCTCCAGAGCAAGTTCTGGCTTGGCAAAAGTTAATGAAAAACTTGCTCTTGTCGGTACGGGTAGTGCCACAAACCCATAAATATCTGGCTCAACTTTGAGTTCTGCCTTCTTTTTGTGCTTTCATTTGGGCTTTGGCTTTGGCGGCGCTACGTCGCAAGGCTTGCAGTCTGGCTTCGTATTTTTTCCGTTGCCGACGACCGGGGGTTTGCTCGATTAGGGTTTTTAAGGCGCTGCCAAGGCTCTTATAGGCGTTAGGGAGAGTGTAATTAAAGCGGGTTGCTAGGGCGATCGCTTTTTCGTCTGCTTCGATGGCTTCTTGTAAGGTTCTCTCTCCGTTATTTTTCTGCCAGAGTCGGTAGCCGGAAATGCCGCATAAGGCTAGGGCTAACAAGAGTAACAGTCCGTCTTGTACCCAGAGTTCGCCGACTGCGCCGCCTAATCCGATGGCTAAGGCTGCCATCTCCCATCCTTCTCTGGGAATCGTATCGTTTTGAATCCGGGCAACTTCGTGCCAAAATACGAGGTTGCGCTGGTCAATGGCAAGGTTTTCCCATTTGGCAAGGTCGATTTGGATTTCCACCTCGTCTCTGCCGATTTCTTCACAGCGAATTAAGGGTGGGTTGATTTCTGTGGTTGCTTCTACCATGACCCAACTTTGCAATTCCGGCGGTAATAAGGTTTTTAAGCGCCGGAGTTCGCTCATTTCGGCTCTAGCAGAATAGGTTGCATAAGATGTCATAAATCTGTCTTGTACTTCCTCAAACAAACATGAATATTATTTAGTATCTTAGCGGTCTGGATCGACACAGACACGCCTTTTCTTGACTTTAGCAATGATTTGTGGTTTTGAGGTGGTCTGCTTTTCCCTACCTGGTTTTCTTGTTTGGTGAAATTAGGTTATTTTGGCTGAATAGGTTGAATATTTAAGAGCATTTCCAGTTTATCGGCTCGATTGACTCTTTTTCAACTTTTCCTGCTTGGATTTAGTCGAGATTGGCAAATCAAAGTTATTGGCAACCTTGACAATTTTCTAAAAATATGTGAATGCTTAGTTCAATTTTTCTAAGTGACTGAGAGCGAGTTGATAGTTAGCAAGATCTCCTTGCTGACGGAAAAGTTGTGCAGCTTTTTCTAAATCGTCGATCGCTTGGGGATTTTGTTGTAGCTCGAAGCGGACATTCGCGCGATTGTAGTAAGCAAAAGCGTCGTTAGGCTGAAGTTCGATCGCTTGAGTGTAGTCAGCGATCGCGCCAATTCGATCGCCAATCGCGCGACGGGCGTTGCCTCGGTTGTTATAAGCTTCGATATAATCGGGGATGAGTTGAAGCGCGGCGGTATAGTCAGCGATCGCGGCTCGAGTCTCTCCCATTTCGTAACGGGTAACGCCACGGTTATAATAAGCTTTAGCTAAGTCAGACTTACTGGGTTTGAGTTCGATAACTTTGGTATAGTCAGCGATCGCACCTTGATAATCTTTTCTTTCTGTCAAAGCAGCACCGCGACTCAGATAAGCTAACGCGAGATTCGGTGCTAACTCGATCGCCTTGGTATAATCATCGATGGCGCTTTGATAATTTTCTAAATTAAAATAGGCATTACCGCGATTGTAGTAAGCCGCCGTATAATTAGATTCGACACGAATGGCTTGAGTGTAATCGGCGATCGCCGCACGCTCATCGCCCATTTCAAAACGAGCATTACCCCGATTATTGTAAGCCGCCGCATAATCAGGTTTCAACTCCAAAGCTCGAGCGAAATCCGCGATCGCTGCTTGATTATCGCCTTGGCTAGAATAAACAGTACCTCGGTTATAGTAAACCCAAGGATGAGGTTTAATTTTAATTGCCTGAGTATAAGCAGAAATTGCTTCCTGGTTTCGCTTTAACTCTTGAAGTACCTCTCCGCGCAAAGCATGAAGTGCAAAGTCACCAGGACTAATCGCGATCGCTGCTTGAAAAGATTTTAAAGCTTCTTGATCGGCATTTAAACCAATTAAAGCCTGACCTTTACCACGCCAAGCAGGAGCAAACTCCTGTTTACTTTGAGCAATTGCTTGCTCAAAAGCAATTACTGCTTCTCGATAGCGTTTTTGAAACCTCAGAGTTAATCCCTTGGCATACCAAGCTTGATAAAGTTGAGGATTAAGAGCGATCGCGCGATCGAAAGCCAAAATTGCTTCATCATATTGTTCCAAGCGCCAAAGCTTATTACCATAATTCAACCAGGCGATCGCGTCTTGACTATCTTGCGGAACTTGCAGTTTATCTAACAAAGATTCATTAAGTCGGGTAATTTCCTGTCCTGTCAAGGTTGGTGGAAGTGAATTTTCTACTTCTAACCACTCTGAGTGAATTTCGATCTCATCTAACGAACTTAAAAAACTGCTCACGGGCACGCCGAGACTATAACCTAATTGAATTTGTCGTCCCCATCCAGCTTCGTTATTTCCAACTTCTCCTTCTGCTCGTCCGTGAATACCAATTACCCTTCCCAGAGTATCTAACACCGGACCGCCACTCATTCCCGGCTCGGTAATATTGCTATAAAGTAATTCGTAACCATAAGTAAGAGAAAAAGAATCCTGCGCTCGAATCGCTCCCCACTCATCACTAAAAAGCAAACCCGCCGTAAACAAACGATTTGGTTGGTTATTTTTTAACTTGGATGCGGGCCATCCAGAAAGATAAACAAAACTTGATTCCTCTTGGCGATCGTAGTTGGCGAGAGTAGCAACTTGATAAGGTTGTTCGCTCACAAACTCTAACACTGCTAAATCCAATCCTGGCAACCTTTTTAGCCGATCTTTTTTCACTGGATAGCACCTGCCATCAGGAGTCATAACTTGGTATTTTGAACCCGAGCGAACAACGTGTTCGGCAGTAAGAATATAGTAAGAGTTATTTTGGCGAGCAACAATTACACCCGATCCATTACTTTTATTACCTGAAATTAAGACAGTAATTTCTTGAGCAATATCATCAACTTTATCGGTAAGATGAGCAGGGGCAAATTCGGGAAGTAAAGGAGGAAGATCGTTTTCTGCTCGAGAAGCATTTTCCATTGCCTCAACTACAGTTTTAATCGGCAATCCCCAACTGAGGCGAATCATCTCCTCTCTTTGGTTTATTGAAGGTAACTCACCATTGGCAAATACATAAGGATTGCCCCAAAGTGGATAAGCCAGAATACCATTAAGCCCAATAACTTTGCCTTGACTATTAAGTATTGGTCCACCACTCATTCCTTTTTGGATTTCATTGCTATAGCCAATTTCATAGCCTCCTTGTAGAGCTTGCTCTGACAACCAAGATATTTTCCCGGTTGTCAAAACTAATTCCTGGCTATCGAAAGAAAAACCCGCCGCAACAATTGTTTGATTTGCTCCTATGGGCGAGGCTTGTCCCAGTTTTGCTATTGAATAATCTTCTTCGGCTTTAAATGTCAATAAACCAAAATCTTTGTCAGGAAAAGCGATCTCCTCCATCACTGTTGCTTGATGAAGTTTACCATCGGGTGTTTGAATGCGATAGTTTTGTCCTACTGCTAAGACATGAGCCGTAGTAATTACGGTGTAGACTCGATCGACTCGATTAACTATCAAACCCGAACCACCACTGCTTCCCGCGATTACTTTCACCGTAATTGCTCTAGCTAGCTCCCTTAACTCACTCAAAGACAGTTGGCTAGAAAATTCGAGCTGTTCGCATTGAGAAGTCAATATCTGCCGATTCAGTCTAATATTGTTGATTAGACTAATAACACCAATATAGGCAACGGCGATCGCTGCACCAGAGGCAAACAATACTATTCGGCTACGCTTCATCTTCGTCGTGCTAAAAAGTTTTAGGTAAGAGCGATCGCTACTACCATTTTGCTCATCATGAACAGATACATTCCTGTCTTCTTAACCGCGCCCTTTTGTCCGGAACTATTTCTCTGTTTCAAACATCTTCAGTGTTTACACCTAGTTATTGTTTGACAGCGATTCAGAGTATCTATCTTTCTCTACAAAATGATTAACAAGTTTTTGGCTAACTAGCGCTTTACTTGCTCGCCATTTTGAATCAGAAAATTTCCTCCCCAGAGAATTTTAACACTTTCTAGGCGGTCTCAAAAACCTCAATCGGTAGTTTTACCTAATTCGTTTCTTTGGGAGCAGTTTCGAGGAATTTGTGAAAATCGATATAAATTTGGCTTTCTCCGGAACTTTGTTTGAGGGGGTTTAAGCCAAATTTACCAATGTCAAACAGTCCTTGAATCACGCGGCTGGCACTTTCTCCTGGTTGTAGCGTAAATAATACCCCGTCACAAGGCCCACCATAGGCACTGGAGACGCAAATTACTTCTTGACGTTCGATAATTCCTGTGGTGATGTAATTAAGGATACCTAATTGGTAATACTTTTGGAAACGTTGAGAAACTTGATTGCATCTTTTCTGCGGATGATAACCTGAGGAACTAAAATATTCAGAAACCCAGCGAATTACTGCTGTTTTTCCCTGAGACGTACTAGCTAATGTTGTTGGTACACCGTCGCTCGAAGCACCACAAAAAAATGCAATATTTCTAGTTGGTTCAGTTTGACACCCAGTAACACTAAGTTCAAGAGCTGTTAATGTTAAAAACGCGATCGCGGATCTAAGCTTCATTGCGATGCCAACCTATCATCAAGCAATTGGATTTATTCTAGTTATAACATGACTCTAGAGCCTGTCCAGTAAGGATTGCTGTTAATTTATTTTCCTAGCGATCGCGAAATTATACTTATTTAATTTAAATAAAAGTAGGATAAGTCGTTTAACTTATCCTACTCAAGGAGATTAGCGCGGAGAAACTTTTAAACCTTTGCTTCTTCTTTAACTAACTTATCCCAACCTAAATCTTTCAAAGAATTATTGCGACGCAGGGGACGAGTTACTAGTTCGAGAATATCGCGAGCATTAGTAAAGCCATGAATTTGAGCAAAAGTAAATTCAACTGACCATTTAGTATTGATACCTCGTGCTTCTAAAGGATTAGCATGAGCCATTCCTGTAATTACTAAATCTGGCTGCATTTCATGGATACGCTGCAACTGATTATAGTTATCGGGTTTTTCGATAATTTTTGGTGTCGGAACGCCCATTTCTTGACAAGTTTTTTGCAGGAAATCTAACTCGGCTTTTTGATAGCGTTTGTCCATATAAGGAATGCCAATTTCTGGTACTGTCATTCCACAACGAACTAAGAAACGAGCCAAAGAAATTTCCAACAAATTATCGCCCATAAAGAAGACAGATTTGCCGCGAATTAGTTTGAGATAGTCTTCTAAACTTTCCCAAATTTTTGCTTCTCTTTCCTCTAATCCTGTGGTTTCTACACCAAATACCGAGCAAATTTTTTCAATCCAAGCGCGAGTTCCATCGGGACCAATTGGAAATGGTGCGCCGATTAATTTACACTTGCGGCGACGCATTAAACTAGTAGCAGTACGGCTGAGAAAGGGGTTAACACCAGCAACATAATAACCTTCTTGAAGTACGGGTAATTCTGTGTAACGTTTTGAAGGTAGCCAACCAGAAACTTGAATTCCTTGTTTCTTTAATTCGAGGGTAAGATTGGTAACAACTGGATCGGGTAAAGAACCAAATAATACTAAAGGTGGACGATCTTTGTCTTCAGATTCTTCTTTAGTTTCTGATTTTTTCTTACCAAAACTAAGCAGTTTTTTAATTGAGTTGCGTTCTTCTTTTTCTTCTTCGGTAGCGGCTTGAGTAGGACAACGTTGCGCCATTGCAGCAAGTACGGTATCTTCTCCTTGGGTGAAGGCATAGTCCAAGCCATTAGCACGTGCAACTACAATCGGAATACCAATTTCAGCTTCTAGTTTCGGAGCTAAGCCTTCTAAGTCCATTTTAATAATTTCGGTGGTACAAGTACCAATCCAAACGATTACGCTGGGATTGCGATCGCGTTTTATTTGCAAGCACAATCTTTTTAATTCTTCGTAATCATTTAACTGGGCAGAAATATCACCTTCTTCTAATTCCGCCATTGCGTAACGAGGTTCGGCGAAAATCATTACTCCCATTGCATTTTGGAGGAAATAGCCACAGGTTTTGGTTCCGATAACTAAGAAGAAGCTATCTTCAATCTTTTGATAGAGCCACGCTACACAGCTAATCGGACAAAATGTGTGGTAATTTCCTGTTTCGCATTCAAAATCTAGTGCTTGGGGTTCTTGGGCTACAGTCATTTATTGTTCTCCTCTCTTAGATTTCTTAAATATTCTAATTCTGGATCGCTAGATAAATCGTCAATTTCTTCTTGTGCAGTTTGGGCTTTTTCTGCCGCTCTTTTTTCCAGTTCTTTTTCTGGATCAAAATGTAGTCCTAATGCTTCTACGACGCGATCGCGATTGTCTGAAACTAGAAAAAAGTGAAATAAGATTTCTGTTACTTTCGGCTCTAACGCACTAACTGCTCCGATAATTAAGTAAGAGTCAGGGCGATAACCACCATCAGGCGTTCCTACAATCCATTTGTAATTTTTAGTTCGTCGGAACCAAGATCGATTAGCTTGATAATAATCCAACCATTTATCTTTTAAAGTTGGCTTTAGTTCCTCAAGCAATCCCATAGTGTTCTCTCAGTGAAAATTTCCAGCGAACAGATACTATTTTTAACTATTCGCTGAAAACTGCTAACTCGCTTACACCATCATTAAATCGAGTTCTTCTTCTGCTTTAGCGGGTTGACCTTGTGGCGGATTGAGGTAAAAATCAGATAGCAATGAGAACAATTCGCGATCGGGTGCATCATTAGGTACAACACCTTCTGGTAAGGCTAAAATTTGGTCAGCAATGTTGAGATAATACTGACAAACAGGTTCTAAAGTAGGATCTGTTTCTGCCATCTCAAAGATAGTTTTACCTTTGACGCGGGAAACGCGAATGTCTTCAATTAAAGGCAGAATTTCTAAAACTGGCATTGGTACTGCTTCGATGTATTTGTCGATTAAATCGCGCTTTGAGGTACGATTGCCAATCAAACCTGCTAAACGTAAGGGGTGAGTGCGTGCTTTTTCGCGAATTGAGGCGGCGATACGATTCGCAGCAAATAAAGCGTCAAAACCATTATCGGTGACGATCGTGCAGTAGTCGGAATAGTTGAGGGGTGCTGCAAAACCGCCGCAAACTACGTCACCGAGTACGTCAAACAAAATTACGTCGTATTCGTCAAAGGCGTTCAGTTCTTTGAGCAATTTTACTGTTTCGCCGACGACGTAACCGCCGCAACCTGCTCCTGCGGGCGGTCCACCTGCTTCGACGCAATCGACTCCTCCATAACCTTTATAAATTACGTCTTCGGGCCAAATGTCTTCGTAGTGGAAGTCTTTTTCTTGCAGGGTGTCAATAATTGTGGGAATGAGAAATCCTGTCAAGGTAAAGGTGCTGTCGTGTTTGGGGTCGCAACCGATTTGTAGCACTTTTTTGCCGCGCCTGGCGAGAGCAACTGAAATGTTGCAGCTTGTTGTTGATTTGCCGATTCCGCCTTTTCCGTATACTGATAGTTTCACGTTTGGTGTTCTCCTAGAT of Oscillatoria salina IIICB1 contains these proteins:
- a CDS encoding ferredoxin:protochlorophyllide reductase (ATP-dependent) subunit N, whose amino-acid sequence is MTVAQEPQALDFECETGNYHTFCPISCVAWLYQKIEDSFFLVIGTKTCGYFLQNAMGVMIFAEPRYAMAELEEGDISAQLNDYEELKRLCLQIKRDRNPSVIVWIGTCTTEIIKMDLEGLAPKLEAEIGIPIVVARANGLDYAFTQGEDTVLAAMAQRCPTQAATEEEKEERNSIKKLLSFGKKKSETKEESEDKDRPPLVLFGSLPDPVVTNLTLELKKQGIQVSGWLPSKRYTELPVLQEGYYVAGVNPFLSRTATSLMRRRKCKLIGAPFPIGPDGTRAWIEKICSVFGVETTGLEEREAKIWESLEDYLKLIRGKSVFFMGDNLLEISLARFLVRCGMTVPEIGIPYMDKRYQKAELDFLQKTCQEMGVPTPKIIEKPDNYNQLQRIHEMQPDLVITGMAHANPLEARGINTKWSVEFTFAQIHGFTNARDILELVTRPLRRNNSLKDLGWDKLVKEEAKV
- a CDS encoding DUF5331 domain-containing protein, with the protein product MGLLEELKPTLKDKWLDYYQANRSWFRRTKNYKWIVGTPDGGYRPDSYLIIGAVSALEPKVTEILFHFFLVSDNRDRVVEALGLHFDPEKELEKRAAEKAQTAQEEIDDLSSDPELEYLRNLREENNK
- the bchL gene encoding ferredoxin:protochlorophyllide reductase (ATP-dependent) iron-sulfur ATP-binding protein, which produces MKLSVYGKGGIGKSTTSCNISVALARRGKKVLQIGCDPKHDSTFTLTGFLIPTIIDTLQEKDFHYEDIWPEDVIYKGYGGVDCVEAGGPPAGAGCGGYVVGETVKLLKELNAFDEYDVILFDVLGDVVCGGFAAPLNYSDYCTIVTDNGFDALFAANRIAASIREKARTHPLRLAGLIGNRTSKRDLIDKYIEAVPMPVLEILPLIEDIRVSRVKGKTIFEMAETDPTLEPVCQYYLNIADQILALPEGVVPNDAPDRELFSLLSDFYLNPPQGQPAKAEEELDLMMV